In Chelonia mydas isolate rCheMyd1 chromosome 18, rCheMyd1.pri.v2, whole genome shotgun sequence, a single genomic region encodes these proteins:
- the C18H1orf167 gene encoding uncharacterized protein C1orf167 homolog isoform X2 produces MKPVCRVPRSPLNCVESMENTNRSLSSRKKENIPPLLSSCLKSEHGKVQKNVNINLYLGAGSRAEAAHRWANAAAFTVTPGWQAEQGRSAPAVKSKGPKKRDPSLIQTNLSCPSSQPFRAATNQLSSSCSQQQNNLYCRLQRGSSGKVACGNPLPPSSAPPHVDLQRRPFRFDTAGLAGSEENVSVHLPERSLQYKKKPKEGSSPWDQSSVHSSCHNLPEGGNQSNEQQVKKQQHGPFAAYDADHGNPLLASTDSLSPAVVPVIPSAGLVPHHSPMVCLSPGSSRGSVNSCCPGPALTLDELGPRSLAESLPRSVALQSVLQSSKTSASLHCSIQRLKQEAALMGIWSSLPLESRSSPLACRLCFAPEVSTPAVLSVGEDLAREQSSAKQARMKWGPPFVRDWGLGSVTGDVGDAEPTSLCHRCRNTELYAQRTKVSGGIWPETLCAGASSVYLVDTDAGSSYDWSPYLRYKSQVQHTPQKNSTFSHVKTNFPEKPLRVEESPCSVHWRKALPSGPDPDGLQLSLETQEGGAPMNVSVAVYGTPREVHLRVQSPSGGAGIGQVQQLNMSSIDVGTSEPHDKDQGESAEACDIISSAARRIAMVNNRQSVPSPSYSPFRVTARQGPGEYSLVAAAVDDTNATNEGGSEERSQEAFCMDQGLNTDWDQSEKLPAERSNRELQNCEESSQVQDRRLPRDPENNVSCLEMKERSSQLLGNRRRLARCFQAWSSHTLKKRTAARELYRQQQLRKGLGALQWAVQLRKVQMEIAQRRHSLAVLAASFHRWKSAVVKQNESLTSQQEPASLTKESPVGLVGLGRGPAVTAPVWCRLTAGSSQEAARHSRVEANLWMQLHCRQRADELCRRAQAIRDLRRLAAFRLWRLQKELLDKEEARVQEARALLEKKQLQNLFWAWRSRSLETEQILPLLTQIRRELAIRCFSAWRQFVERKALCRQNLEHHRAASLRKCFQQWVLMLQLREVDKMTAVNLFILRQRRCCGQQASSAASGPAVKEDEAQLCLAVRRSHLWKRGVSLDDLYQRMKLHRIFLLWKARLRQQQRANSFSQASEQRRLRDALRQWHQKTLQLNPLNHNLRAPPEEPLALLDSEESSLSSGFHSSALAPLVSHGSLEKESSFCDSSQNSISSLMASEDTTHLSRSVCSLQQHCCPVVPAELVGELCLQASSPPQSPRVGENPFMGDQLQALALWRPDSRIEPLTSYFAWEEMQFQGDALQGYSSGEELESPCGSLWHQADLRLLQRYFLVWSTQTQQHLKIQQHGRLVLLSRAFLGWHKWVVEDKNRKAMASRQHGLHCCQAAFDLWKRRLTQKVEADRRFRHWIRQKAADALRCWHTCWQKQCTLRDLQLHWAQHSSQGRKRTVLQAWHCQAVKWRSAACCWKRLLLRRVLVAWFQVTRRGAMQHEALTQTALARQQRSLTLCFARWRMEFLRATKWQQEERESKQQRPAWAKSFQRWRVATRGHQALHLDSMAVVKQACNYWTKAAALSQSSRQRGTLIGARKCRKMPLSWSIKPRRCRKRDLGPSTATYHRLLPSAFCRWLVIYRNQSRTQRLPVHQLLERPGVVGWAPGHAWPQEGGTELVPDEQYRKRLGMKYLRRWQCNVLLRQFRAGRRMRSLESGWLRWKDTSRTALIVRALIGQRLLEWGWRIWRRRYLQSQVAQSFLEGEDRSLLARAFGRWHQLTVARLEGRGLC; encoded by the exons ATGAAGCCAGTTTGCAGGGTGCCAAGGTCTCCCCTGAACTGTGTAGAGAGCATGGAGAACACAAATAGGAGCTTGAGCagcaggaagaaagaaaacatcCCCCCTCTCCTGAGCAGCTGTCTGAAATCAG AGCACGGAAAAGTCCAGAAGAACGTGAACATAAATCTGTATTTGGGCGCTGGAAGCCGAGCTGAAGCTGCTCATCGCTGGGCCAATGCTGCTGcattcactgtaacccctggCTGGCAAGCGGAGCAAGGCAGGAGTGCACCAGCTGTAAAAAGCAAAGGCCCCAAGAAGAGGGATCCCAGCCTGATACAGACTAATCTCTCTTGCCCTTCTTCTCAGCCTTTCCGGGCTGCTACCAaccagctctcctcctcctgctcccagcagcaAAATAACCTCTACTGCAGGCTGCAGCGGGGCAGCTCTGGAAAGGTGGCGTGTGGTAATCCCCTGCCGCCTTCATCAGCTCCACCCCACGTGGATCTTCAGCGGAGACCTTTCCGCTTTGACacggctgggctagcagggagtGAGGAGAATGTGAGTGTCCACCTCCCGGAGAGGAGCCTGCAGTACAAGAAGAAACCAAAGGAGGGGTCTAGCCCCTGGGACCAGTCCTCTGTGCACTCCAGCTGCCATAACCTTCCAGAGGGAGGAAACCAGAGCAATGAGCAACAAGTGAAAAAGCAGCAACATGGACCTTTTGCTGCTTATGATGCAGACCATGGGAATCCTTTACTAGCCAGTACAgattccctctccccagctgtaGTGCCTGTAATCCCCTCTGCTGGGCTTGTCCCCCACCACAGCCCAATGGTATGTCTCTCTCCAGGGAGCTCCAGAGGAAGTGTGAACTCCTGTTGTCCTGGGCCTGCCCTCACCTTGGACGAACTGGGTCCCCGCAGCTTGGCCGAGTCCCTTCCTCGCTCTGTGGCCCTTCAGTCTGTCCTGCAGTCCTCCAAGACCTCTGCCAGCCTGCACTGCTCAATCCAGAGGCTTAAGCAAGAAGCTGCTTTAATGGGGATATGGAGTTCCCTCCCTTTGGAGTCCAGGTCTTCTCCACTAGCTTGCAGGTTGTGCTTTGCCCCCGAAGTCTCTACACCTGCTGTCCTGAGTGTGGGAGAGGACCTTGCTAGAGAACAGAGCAGTGCTAAGCAGGCTAGAATGAAATGGGGTCCCCCATTTGTTAGGGATTGGGGTCTTGGTTCAGTGACTGGTGACGTGGGGGATGCCGAACCTACCTCTCTCTGTCACAGGTGCAGAAATACTGAATTATATGCGCAAAGAACCAAAGTTTCAGGTGGAATCTGGCCAGAAACCCTCTGTGCCGGTGCCAGCTCGGTCTACCTGGTTGATACAGACGCAGGTAGTTCTTATGACTGGTCTCCCTACCTCAGGTATAAATCTCAGGTACAGCACACTCCACAAAAGAACAGCACGTTCAGCCAtgtaaaaactaatttccctGAAAAGCCACTTAGAGTGGAAGAGTCACCCTGCTCCGTGCATTGGAGGAAGGCCCTTCCATCTGGCCCAGACCCAGATGGTTTGCAGCTGTCACTGGAGACACAAGAGGGTGGGGCGCCAATGAATGTCAGTGTAGCTGTGTATGGGACTCCAAGGGAAGTGCATCTGAGAGTCCAGTCTCCTTCTGGAGGTGCAGGGATCGGTCAAGTCCAGCAGCTCAATATGAGCTCCATAGACGTCGGCACCTCTGAGCCTCATGACAAAGACCAGGGAGAGTCAGCAGAGGCATGTGACATCATATCGTCTGCAGCCAGGAGAATAGCCATGGTGAATAACAGGCAGTCTGTGCCTAGTCCCAGCTACAGCCCTTTCAGggtaacagccaggcaaggtcCTGGTGAATATTCTTTGGTTGCCGCTGCCGTGGATGATACAAATGCTACCAATGAGGGAGGAAGTGAAGAACGCTCCCAGGAGGCCTTCTGCATGGATCAGGGGCTCAACACAGACTGGGACCAATCTGAGAAGCTTCCTGCAGAAAGGAGCAACAGGGAACTGCAGAACTGTGAAGAAAGCAGCCAGGTGCAGGACAGAAGACTACCACGG GATCCAGAGAACAATGTCTCGTGTTTGGAGATGAAGGAGAGAAG TTCTCAGCTGCTGGGCAATAGGCGACGACTAGCCAGGTGTTTCCAAGCCTGGAGCAGCCACACCCTCAAGAAGAGGACTGCAGCTAGGGAGCTCTACAGACAGCAGCAGCTTCGCAAGGGGCTTGGGGCCCTACAGTGGGCAGTGCAGCTGAGGAAGGTGCAGATGGAGATTGCCCAGCGGAGACACTCCCTGGCTGTGCTGGCCGCCAGCTTTCACAGG TGGAAGTCAGCTGTGGTGAAGCAAAACGAAAGCCTAACCTCCCAGCAGGAGCCAGCGTCTCTCACCAAAGAGTCGCCAGTGGGTCTTGTCGGACTGGGGAGAGGTCCAGCTGTCACAGCCCCAGTGTGGTGCCGGCTGACGGCAGGGTCCTCGCAGGAAGCTGCACGGCACAGTAG GGTGGAGgcaaacctgtggatgcagcttCACTGCAGGCAGAGAGCAGATGAGCTCTGTCGGCGGGCACAGGCCATCAGGGACCTGAGGCGGCTGGCTG ctttcagacTGTGGCGCCTGCAGAAGGAGCTGCTGGACAAAGAGGAGGCCAGAGTGCAGGAAGCTCGTGCCTTGCTGGAGAAGAAGCAGCTACAGAACCTTTTCTGGGCATGGCGTTCACGGAGCTTGGAAACCGAGCAGATTTTGCCACTGCTGACTCAGATCCGGAGAGAGCTGGCCATCCG GTGTTTCAGTGCCTGGAGGCAGTTTGTTGAGCGGAAGGCATTGTGCAGGCAGAACCTGGAGCATCACAGGGCCGCGTCCCTGAGGAAGTGCTTCCAGCAATGGGTCCTGATGCTGCAGCTCAGAGAAGTGGACAAGATGACAGCTGTGAACTTGTTTATCTTGAGGCAGAGGAGATGTTGTG GACAACAAGCTAGCTCAGCTGCCAGTGGGCCTGCGGTGAAGGAGGATGAAGCTCAGCTATGCTTGGCTGTAAGGAGAAGCCACCTGTGGAAAAGAGGTGTCTCTTTAGATGACCTCTACCAGCGAATGAAGCTCCATAGGATATTTCTGCTGTGGAAGGCGAGGCTCCGTCAGCAACAGCGAGCTAA TTCCTTCTCTCAGGCTTCGGAGCAGCGCCGACTGCGGGACGCTCTGAGGCAGTGGCACCAGAAGACTCTTCAGCTGAATCCTCTGAACCACAATCTCAGGGCACCTCCTGAGGAGCCTCTTGCCTTGCTGGATTCTGAGGAGTCTTCTCTCTCTTCCGGCTTCCACAGCAGCGCTCTTGCTCCTCTTGTTTCCCATGGCTCGTTGGAAAAG gagagCAGCTTCTGTGACAGCAGTCAGAACAGCATCTCCTCCCTCATGGCCTCCGAGGACACCACACACCTCTCCCGGTCTGTCTGCTctctgcagcagcactgctgccCAGTGGTTCCAGCTGAGCTGGTGGGAGAGCTCTGTTTGCAGGCCTCCTCTCCTCCACAGAGTCCCCGAGTCGG AGAGAATCCGTTTATGGGAGACCAGCTCCAAGCTTTGGCACTGTGGAGACCAGACAGCAGGATCGAGCCTCTCACCAGTTACTTCGCATGGGAAGAAATGCAGTTCCAAGGTGACGCTCTGCAG GGTTACAGTTCTGGAGAGGAACTGGAGAGTCCCTGTGGCTCCCTCTGGCACCAAGCAGATCTACGACTCCTGCAGAGATATTTCTTGGTCTGGTCAACTCAGACTCAGCAGCATCTAAAGATCCAGCAGCATGGCAGGCTCGTTCTGCTGTCCCG ggcGTTTCTTGGCTGGCACAAGTGGGTTGTGGAAGATAAGAATCGGAAAGCCATGGCATCCAGACAACATGGTCTCCATTGCTGCCAGGCTGCCTTTGACCTGTGGAAGCGGAGGCTAACTCAGAAAGTGGAAGCTGACAGGCGATTCAGGCATTGGATCCGCCAAAAGGCAGCAGATGCCCTGCGGTGCTGGCATACCTGCTGGCAGA AGCAGTGCACCTTGAGGGACCTGCAGCTGCACTGGGCCCAGCACAGCTcgcaggggaggaagaggacagtCCTACAGGCCTGGCACTGCCAAGCTGTGAAGTGGAGAAGCGCTGCTTGCTGCTGGAAGCGTCTCCTCTTGCGCAG GGTCCTAGTTGCTTGGTTCCAGGTTACCAGGCGTGGAGCCATGCAGCATGAAGCCCTCACCCAGACTGCGCTCGCCAGACAGCAGCGTAGCCTCACACTGTGTTTTGCCCGCTGGAGGATGGAATTCTTGAGAGCTACGAAGTGGCaacaagaagagagagaaagcaaacaacagagacctgcttgggCTAAATCCTTTCAGCGCTGGAGAGTGGCCACTAGGGGGCATCAAGCCCTGCACTTAGACTCCATGGCTGTGGTGAAACAG GCCTGCAACTACTGGACGAAAGCTGCTGCCTTGTCCCAGAGCTCCCGGCAGCGGGGCACCCTCATAGGAGCCAGGAAGTGCAGGAAAATGCCCCTGTCTTGGTCAATCA AACCGAGACGATGCAGAAAAAGGGATCTTGGACCAAGCACAGCGACTTACCATAGGCTCCTTCCCAGCGCCTTCTGTCGCTGGCTGGTGATCTACAGAAACCAAAGCAGGACACAGAGGCTGCCAGTCCATCAGCTTCTGGAGAGGCCTGGTGTGGTGGGCTGGGCACCTGGACATGCCTGGCCCCAGGAGGGTGGCACCGAGCTGGTACCAGATGAGCAGTATAGAAAACGGCTCGG GATGAAGTACCTGAGACGATGGCAATGCAATGTGCTGCTCCGCCAGTTCCGGGCCGGCAGGAGGATGCGCTCGCTAGAGAGCGGGTGGCTGCGGTGGAAGGACACCAGCAGGACGGCACTGATCGTGCGGGCGCTG ATTGGGCAGAGGCTGCTGGAATGGGGCTGGAGGATCTGGAGGAGGCGCTACCTGCAAAGCCAGGTGGCCCAGAGTTTCCTGGAGGGTGAAGACCGGAGCCTGCTTGCCAGG GCCTTTGGAAGGTGGCACCAGCTCACGGTGGCCCGTCTGGAGGGCAGAGGACTCTGCTGA
- the C18H1orf167 gene encoding uncharacterized protein C1orf167 homolog isoform X5: MSCGGYRKHGKVQKNVNINLYLGAGSRAEAAHRWANAAAFTVTPGWQAEQGRSAPAVKSKGPKKRDPSLIQTNLSCPSSQPFRAATNQLSSSCSQQQNNLYCRLQRGSSGKVACGNPLPPSSAPPHVDLQRRPFRFDTAGLAGSEENVSVHLPERSLQYKKKPKEGSSPWDQSSVHSSCHNLPEGGNQSNEQQVKKQQHGPFAAYDADHGNPLLASTDSLSPAVVPVIPSAGLVPHHSPMVCLSPGSSRGSVNSCCPGPALTLDELGPRSLAESLPRSVALQSVLQSSKTSASLHCSIQRLKQEAALMGIWSSLPLESRSSPLACRLCFAPEVSTPAVLSVGEDLAREQSSAKQARMKWGPPFVRDWGLGSVTGDVGDAEPTSLCHRCRNTELYAQRTKVSGGIWPETLCAGASSVYLVDTDAGSSYDWSPYLRYKSQVQHTPQKNSTFSHVKTNFPEKPLRVEESPCSVHWRKALPSGPDPDGLQLSLETQEGGAPMNVSVAVYGTPREVHLRVQSPSGGAGIGQVQQLNMSSIDVGTSEPHDKDQGESAEACDIISSAARRIAMVNNRQSVPSPSYSPFRVTARQGPGEYSLVAAAVDDTNATNEGGSEERSQEAFCMDQGLNTDWDQSEKLPAERSNRELQNCEESSQVQDRRLPRDPENNVSCLEMKERSSQLLGNRRRLARCFQAWSSHTLKKRTAARELYRQQQLRKGLGALQWAVQLRKVQMEIAQRRHSLAVLAASFHRWKSAVVKQNESLTSQQEPASLTKESPVGLVGLGRGPAVTAPVWCRLTAGSSQEAARHSRVEANLWMQLHCRQRADELCRRAQAIRDLRRLAAFRLWRLQKELLDKEEARVQEARALLEKKQLQNLFWAWRSRSLETEQILPLLTQIRRELAIRCFSAWRQFVERKALCRQNLEHHRAASLRKCFQQWVLMLQLREVDKMTAVNLFILRQRRCCGQQASSAASGPAVKEDEAQLCLAVRRSHLWKRGVSLDDLYQRMKLHRIFLLWKARLRQQQRANSFSQASEQRRLRDALRQWHQKTLQLNPLNHNLRAPPEEPLALLDSEESSLSSGFHSSALAPLVSHGSLEKESSFCDSSQNSISSLMASEDTTHLSRSVCSLQQHCCPVVPAELVGELCLQASSPPQSPRVGENPFMGDQLQALALWRPDSRIEPLTSYFAWEEMQFQGDALQGYSSGEELESPCGSLWHQADLRLLQRYFLVWSTQTQQHLKIQQHGRLVLLSRAFLGWHKWVVEDKNRKAMASRQHGLHCCQAAFDLWKRRLTQKVEADRRFRHWIRQKAADALRCWHTCWQKQCTLRDLQLHWAQHSSQGRKRTVLQAWHCQAVKWRSAACCWKRLLLRRVLVAWFQVTRRGAMQHEALTQTALARQQRSLTLCFARWRMEFLRATKWQQEERESKQQRPAWAKSFQRWRVATRGHQALHLDSMAVVKQACNYWTKAAALSQSSRQRGTLIGARKCRKMPLSWSIKPRRCRKRDLGPSTATYHRLLPSAFCRWLVIYRNQSRTQRLPVHQLLERPGVVGWAPGHAWPQEGGTELVPDEQYRKRLGMKYLRRWQCNVLLRQFRAGRRMRSLESGWLRWKDTSRTALIVRALIGQRLLEWGWRIWRRRYLQSQVAQSFLEGEDRSLLARAFGRWHQLTVARLEGRGLC, from the exons ATGTCCTGTGGTGGCTATCGGA AGCACGGAAAAGTCCAGAAGAACGTGAACATAAATCTGTATTTGGGCGCTGGAAGCCGAGCTGAAGCTGCTCATCGCTGGGCCAATGCTGCTGcattcactgtaacccctggCTGGCAAGCGGAGCAAGGCAGGAGTGCACCAGCTGTAAAAAGCAAAGGCCCCAAGAAGAGGGATCCCAGCCTGATACAGACTAATCTCTCTTGCCCTTCTTCTCAGCCTTTCCGGGCTGCTACCAaccagctctcctcctcctgctcccagcagcaAAATAACCTCTACTGCAGGCTGCAGCGGGGCAGCTCTGGAAAGGTGGCGTGTGGTAATCCCCTGCCGCCTTCATCAGCTCCACCCCACGTGGATCTTCAGCGGAGACCTTTCCGCTTTGACacggctgggctagcagggagtGAGGAGAATGTGAGTGTCCACCTCCCGGAGAGGAGCCTGCAGTACAAGAAGAAACCAAAGGAGGGGTCTAGCCCCTGGGACCAGTCCTCTGTGCACTCCAGCTGCCATAACCTTCCAGAGGGAGGAAACCAGAGCAATGAGCAACAAGTGAAAAAGCAGCAACATGGACCTTTTGCTGCTTATGATGCAGACCATGGGAATCCTTTACTAGCCAGTACAgattccctctccccagctgtaGTGCCTGTAATCCCCTCTGCTGGGCTTGTCCCCCACCACAGCCCAATGGTATGTCTCTCTCCAGGGAGCTCCAGAGGAAGTGTGAACTCCTGTTGTCCTGGGCCTGCCCTCACCTTGGACGAACTGGGTCCCCGCAGCTTGGCCGAGTCCCTTCCTCGCTCTGTGGCCCTTCAGTCTGTCCTGCAGTCCTCCAAGACCTCTGCCAGCCTGCACTGCTCAATCCAGAGGCTTAAGCAAGAAGCTGCTTTAATGGGGATATGGAGTTCCCTCCCTTTGGAGTCCAGGTCTTCTCCACTAGCTTGCAGGTTGTGCTTTGCCCCCGAAGTCTCTACACCTGCTGTCCTGAGTGTGGGAGAGGACCTTGCTAGAGAACAGAGCAGTGCTAAGCAGGCTAGAATGAAATGGGGTCCCCCATTTGTTAGGGATTGGGGTCTTGGTTCAGTGACTGGTGACGTGGGGGATGCCGAACCTACCTCTCTCTGTCACAGGTGCAGAAATACTGAATTATATGCGCAAAGAACCAAAGTTTCAGGTGGAATCTGGCCAGAAACCCTCTGTGCCGGTGCCAGCTCGGTCTACCTGGTTGATACAGACGCAGGTAGTTCTTATGACTGGTCTCCCTACCTCAGGTATAAATCTCAGGTACAGCACACTCCACAAAAGAACAGCACGTTCAGCCAtgtaaaaactaatttccctGAAAAGCCACTTAGAGTGGAAGAGTCACCCTGCTCCGTGCATTGGAGGAAGGCCCTTCCATCTGGCCCAGACCCAGATGGTTTGCAGCTGTCACTGGAGACACAAGAGGGTGGGGCGCCAATGAATGTCAGTGTAGCTGTGTATGGGACTCCAAGGGAAGTGCATCTGAGAGTCCAGTCTCCTTCTGGAGGTGCAGGGATCGGTCAAGTCCAGCAGCTCAATATGAGCTCCATAGACGTCGGCACCTCTGAGCCTCATGACAAAGACCAGGGAGAGTCAGCAGAGGCATGTGACATCATATCGTCTGCAGCCAGGAGAATAGCCATGGTGAATAACAGGCAGTCTGTGCCTAGTCCCAGCTACAGCCCTTTCAGggtaacagccaggcaaggtcCTGGTGAATATTCTTTGGTTGCCGCTGCCGTGGATGATACAAATGCTACCAATGAGGGAGGAAGTGAAGAACGCTCCCAGGAGGCCTTCTGCATGGATCAGGGGCTCAACACAGACTGGGACCAATCTGAGAAGCTTCCTGCAGAAAGGAGCAACAGGGAACTGCAGAACTGTGAAGAAAGCAGCCAGGTGCAGGACAGAAGACTACCACGG GATCCAGAGAACAATGTCTCGTGTTTGGAGATGAAGGAGAGAAG TTCTCAGCTGCTGGGCAATAGGCGACGACTAGCCAGGTGTTTCCAAGCCTGGAGCAGCCACACCCTCAAGAAGAGGACTGCAGCTAGGGAGCTCTACAGACAGCAGCAGCTTCGCAAGGGGCTTGGGGCCCTACAGTGGGCAGTGCAGCTGAGGAAGGTGCAGATGGAGATTGCCCAGCGGAGACACTCCCTGGCTGTGCTGGCCGCCAGCTTTCACAGG TGGAAGTCAGCTGTGGTGAAGCAAAACGAAAGCCTAACCTCCCAGCAGGAGCCAGCGTCTCTCACCAAAGAGTCGCCAGTGGGTCTTGTCGGACTGGGGAGAGGTCCAGCTGTCACAGCCCCAGTGTGGTGCCGGCTGACGGCAGGGTCCTCGCAGGAAGCTGCACGGCACAGTAG GGTGGAGgcaaacctgtggatgcagcttCACTGCAGGCAGAGAGCAGATGAGCTCTGTCGGCGGGCACAGGCCATCAGGGACCTGAGGCGGCTGGCTG ctttcagacTGTGGCGCCTGCAGAAGGAGCTGCTGGACAAAGAGGAGGCCAGAGTGCAGGAAGCTCGTGCCTTGCTGGAGAAGAAGCAGCTACAGAACCTTTTCTGGGCATGGCGTTCACGGAGCTTGGAAACCGAGCAGATTTTGCCACTGCTGACTCAGATCCGGAGAGAGCTGGCCATCCG GTGTTTCAGTGCCTGGAGGCAGTTTGTTGAGCGGAAGGCATTGTGCAGGCAGAACCTGGAGCATCACAGGGCCGCGTCCCTGAGGAAGTGCTTCCAGCAATGGGTCCTGATGCTGCAGCTCAGAGAAGTGGACAAGATGACAGCTGTGAACTTGTTTATCTTGAGGCAGAGGAGATGTTGTG GACAACAAGCTAGCTCAGCTGCCAGTGGGCCTGCGGTGAAGGAGGATGAAGCTCAGCTATGCTTGGCTGTAAGGAGAAGCCACCTGTGGAAAAGAGGTGTCTCTTTAGATGACCTCTACCAGCGAATGAAGCTCCATAGGATATTTCTGCTGTGGAAGGCGAGGCTCCGTCAGCAACAGCGAGCTAA TTCCTTCTCTCAGGCTTCGGAGCAGCGCCGACTGCGGGACGCTCTGAGGCAGTGGCACCAGAAGACTCTTCAGCTGAATCCTCTGAACCACAATCTCAGGGCACCTCCTGAGGAGCCTCTTGCCTTGCTGGATTCTGAGGAGTCTTCTCTCTCTTCCGGCTTCCACAGCAGCGCTCTTGCTCCTCTTGTTTCCCATGGCTCGTTGGAAAAG gagagCAGCTTCTGTGACAGCAGTCAGAACAGCATCTCCTCCCTCATGGCCTCCGAGGACACCACACACCTCTCCCGGTCTGTCTGCTctctgcagcagcactgctgccCAGTGGTTCCAGCTGAGCTGGTGGGAGAGCTCTGTTTGCAGGCCTCCTCTCCTCCACAGAGTCCCCGAGTCGG AGAGAATCCGTTTATGGGAGACCAGCTCCAAGCTTTGGCACTGTGGAGACCAGACAGCAGGATCGAGCCTCTCACCAGTTACTTCGCATGGGAAGAAATGCAGTTCCAAGGTGACGCTCTGCAG GGTTACAGTTCTGGAGAGGAACTGGAGAGTCCCTGTGGCTCCCTCTGGCACCAAGCAGATCTACGACTCCTGCAGAGATATTTCTTGGTCTGGTCAACTCAGACTCAGCAGCATCTAAAGATCCAGCAGCATGGCAGGCTCGTTCTGCTGTCCCG ggcGTTTCTTGGCTGGCACAAGTGGGTTGTGGAAGATAAGAATCGGAAAGCCATGGCATCCAGACAACATGGTCTCCATTGCTGCCAGGCTGCCTTTGACCTGTGGAAGCGGAGGCTAACTCAGAAAGTGGAAGCTGACAGGCGATTCAGGCATTGGATCCGCCAAAAGGCAGCAGATGCCCTGCGGTGCTGGCATACCTGCTGGCAGA AGCAGTGCACCTTGAGGGACCTGCAGCTGCACTGGGCCCAGCACAGCTcgcaggggaggaagaggacagtCCTACAGGCCTGGCACTGCCAAGCTGTGAAGTGGAGAAGCGCTGCTTGCTGCTGGAAGCGTCTCCTCTTGCGCAG GGTCCTAGTTGCTTGGTTCCAGGTTACCAGGCGTGGAGCCATGCAGCATGAAGCCCTCACCCAGACTGCGCTCGCCAGACAGCAGCGTAGCCTCACACTGTGTTTTGCCCGCTGGAGGATGGAATTCTTGAGAGCTACGAAGTGGCaacaagaagagagagaaagcaaacaacagagacctgcttgggCTAAATCCTTTCAGCGCTGGAGAGTGGCCACTAGGGGGCATCAAGCCCTGCACTTAGACTCCATGGCTGTGGTGAAACAG GCCTGCAACTACTGGACGAAAGCTGCTGCCTTGTCCCAGAGCTCCCGGCAGCGGGGCACCCTCATAGGAGCCAGGAAGTGCAGGAAAATGCCCCTGTCTTGGTCAATCA AACCGAGACGATGCAGAAAAAGGGATCTTGGACCAAGCACAGCGACTTACCATAGGCTCCTTCCCAGCGCCTTCTGTCGCTGGCTGGTGATCTACAGAAACCAAAGCAGGACACAGAGGCTGCCAGTCCATCAGCTTCTGGAGAGGCCTGGTGTGGTGGGCTGGGCACCTGGACATGCCTGGCCCCAGGAGGGTGGCACCGAGCTGGTACCAGATGAGCAGTATAGAAAACGGCTCGG GATGAAGTACCTGAGACGATGGCAATGCAATGTGCTGCTCCGCCAGTTCCGGGCCGGCAGGAGGATGCGCTCGCTAGAGAGCGGGTGGCTGCGGTGGAAGGACACCAGCAGGACGGCACTGATCGTGCGGGCGCTG ATTGGGCAGAGGCTGCTGGAATGGGGCTGGAGGATCTGGAGGAGGCGCTACCTGCAAAGCCAGGTGGCCCAGAGTTTCCTGGAGGGTGAAGACCGGAGCCTGCTTGCCAGG GCCTTTGGAAGGTGGCACCAGCTCACGGTGGCCCGTCTGGAGGGCAGAGGACTCTGCTGA